The following coding sequences are from one Triticum dicoccoides isolate Atlit2015 ecotype Zavitan chromosome 4A, WEW_v2.0, whole genome shotgun sequence window:
- the LOC119288585 gene encoding expansin-A19-like, giving the protein MAAGMRFLQLFAAVLAFCFAPANSNWIPATATFYGGADGSDTMGGACGYENLYVAGYGINNVALSTALFNDGASCGQCYVIICDTSKSDMCKPGTSITVSATNFCPPNWDLPSDNGGWCNPPRHHFDMSQPAWENIGIYRAGIIPVFYQQVKCWRQGGVRFTINGFNYFELVLVANIGGSGSIKSMSVKGTNTAWIPMSRNWGANWHCLSGLVGQALSFAITSTGGQYLVFQDVVPAWWQFGQTFSTWRQFDY; this is encoded by the exons ATGGCAGCTGGGATGCGCTTCCTGcagctgttcgccgccgttctcgcgtTCTGCTTCGCGCCGGCCAATTCCAACTGGATCCCGGCCACCGCCACCTTCTACGGCGGCGCCGACGGCTCCGACACAATGG GTGGCGCGTGTGGGTACGAGAATCTGTACGTTGCAGGGTACGGGATCAACAACGTGGCGCTGAGCACGGCGCTGTTCAATGACGGTGCATCGTGCGGACAGTGCTACGTCATCATCTGCGACACCAGCAAGTCGGATATGTGCAAGCCCGGCACGTCCATCACCGTGTCCGCCACCAACTTCTGCCCTCCCAACTGGGATCTTCCCAGCGACAACGGCGGGTGGTGCAATCCTCCCCGCCACCACTTCGACATGTCGCAGCCCGCCTGGGAGAACATCGGCATCTACCGTGCCGGCATCATCCCAGTCTTCTACCAGCAGGTCAAGTgctggaggcagggcggcgtgcggtTCACCATCAATGGCTTCAACTACTTCGAGCTGGTGCTCGTGGCCAACATTGGCGGGAGCGGGTCGATCAAGagcatgtcggtgaaagggaccaACACCGCGTGGATCCCCATGTCCAGGAACTGGGGTGCGAATTGGCACTGCCTCTCGGGGCTCGTTGGGCAGGCGCTCAGCTTCGCCATAACCTCCACTGGCGGCCAATACCTCGTCTTCCAAGACGTCGTGCCGGCCTGGTGGCAATTCGGGCAAACCTTCTCCACCTGGCGCCAGTTCGACTACTAG
- the LOC119288586 gene encoding expansin-A19-like: MAAGMRFLQLFAAVLAFYFAPANSDWIPATATFYGGADGSDTMGGACGYENLYVAGYGINNVALSTALFNDGASCGQCYVIICDTSKSDMCKPGTSITVSATNFCPPNWDLPSDNGGWCNPPRHHFDMSQPAWENIGIYRAGIIPVFYQQVKCWRKGGMRFIINGFNYFELVLVANIGGSGSIKSMSVKGTNTAWIPMSRNWGANWHCLSGLVGQALSFAITSTGGQYLVFQDVVPAWWQFGQTFSTWHQFDY, encoded by the exons ATGGCAGCTGGGATGCGCTTCCTGCAGCTGTTCGCCGCTGTTCTCGCGTTCTACTTCGCGCCGGCCAATTCCGATTGGATCCCGGCCACCGCCACCTTCTACGGCGGCGCCGACGGCTCCGACACAATGG GTGGCGCGTGTGGGTACGAGAACCTGTACGTTGCAGGGTATGGGATCAACAACGTGGCGCTGAGCACGGCGCTGTTCAATGATGGTGCATCGTGCGGGCAATGCTACGTCATCATCTGCGACACCAGCAAGTCGGATATGTGCAAGCCCGGCACGTCCATCACCGTGTCCGCCACCAACTTCTGCCCTCCCAACTGGGATCTCCCCAGCGACAACGGCGGGTGGTGCAACCCTCCTCGACACCACTTCGACATGTCACAGCCCGCCTGGGAGAACATCGGCATCTACCGTGCCGGCATCATTCCCGTCTTCTACCAGCAGGTCAAGTGCTGGAGGAAGGGCGGCATGCGGTTCATCATCAACGGCTTCAACTACTTCGAGCTGGTGCTCGTGGCCAACATTGGCGGGAGCGGGTCGATCAAGagcatgtcggtgaaagggaccaACACCGCGTGGATCCCCATGTCCAGGAACTGGGGTGCCAACTGGCACTGCCTCTCAGGGCTAGTCGGGCAGGCGCTCAGCTTCGCCATCACCTCCACCGGCGGCCAGTACCTCGTCTTTCAGGACGTCGTGCCGGCCTGGTGGCAGTTCGGGCAAACCTTCTCCACCTGGCACCAATTCGACTACTAG
- the LOC119288587 gene encoding expansin-A19-like yields MAAGMRFLQLFAAVLAFCFAPANSDWIPATATFYGGADGSDTMGGACGYENLYVAGYGINNVALSTALFNDGASCGQCYAIICDTSKTDMCKPGTSITVSATNFCPPNWDLPSDNGGWCNPPRHHFDMSQPAWENIGIYRAGIIPVFYQQVKCWRQGGVRFTINGFNYFELVLVANIAGSGSIKSMSVKGTNTAWIPMSRNWGANWHCLSGLVGQALSFAITSTGGQYLVFQDVVPAWWQFGQTFTTWRQFDY; encoded by the exons ATGGCAGCTGGGATGCGCTTCCTAcagctgttcgccgccgttctcgcgtTCTGCTTCGCGCCGGCCAATTCCGACTGGATCCCGGCCACCGCCACCTTCTACGGCGGCGCCGACGGCTCCGACACAATGG GTGGCGCGTGTGGGTACGAGAACCTATATGTTGCAGGGTACGGGATCAACAACGTGGCGCTGAGCACGGCGTTGTTCAATGACGGTGCATCATGCGGGCAATGCTACGCCATCATCTGCGACACCAGCAAGACGGATATGTGCAAGCCCGGCACGTCCATCACCGTGTCCGCCACCAACTTCTGCCCTCCCAACTGGGATCTCCCCAGCGACAACGGCGGGTGGTGCAACCCTCCTCGACACCACTTCGACATGTCACAGCCCGCCTGGGAGAACATCGGCATCTACCGTGCCGGCATCATCCCCGTCTTCTACCAGCAGGTCAAGTGCTGGAGGCAGGGCGGCGTTCGGTTCACCATCAACGGCTTCAACTACTTTGAACTGGTGCTCGTGGCCAACATCGCCGGGAGCGGGTCAATTAAGagcatgtcggtgaaagggaccaACACCGCGTGGATCCCGATGTCCAGGAACTGGGGCGCCAACTGGCACTGCCTCTCGGGACTGGTGGGGCAGGCGCTCAGCTTCGCTATCACCTCCACCGGAGGCCAGTACCTTGTCTTCCAGGATGTCGTGCCGGCTTGGTGGCAGTTTGGACAAACCTTCACCACCTGGCGCCAGTTCGACTACTAG